GCGCCCGAAGAGACCTCCGTCTCGGTATCGCTTGAGGAGCTCTCGTCGATCGACGCTGACGTCTTCATCATGTGGTACGGCCCCGGTGCGCGTGCGGCAGCCGAAGCGCAGCCCCTGTTTAACATGCTGGGCGCGGTCAAGCGTGGCTCCTATGTGGCGCTGGAGGATCCGGTCGATGTGTGGTCGACGTCTGCCTTGAGCGTTCTATCAATCCCCTATGGTTTCCCCAGATTTGTGCCTCGCCTTGCCGAGGCCGCGGCTCATGCGAACGGACGATGACATGCCAGCGAATGCCGAAGCTCTTTCAGGTGCAGCCGACCACGACCATGACCACCACGATCCCTATTTCGAGGACTATTTTCTGGCCGAGACGACTTCGGTCGTGCGGCTGACACCGTCGATGATCCGTGTCGTGGTCAAGGTGGATGGCGGCGAACGCTTGCTGCCGAGCGGCCATCCGGACGAATGGGTGCGGCTTGCACTGAGTCCCGATGATGCCACGCCGGTGACGATCCCGGTCCTGATGGAGAACGGCAAGTGGGGGCGGCCGGATGGCTCGAAACACTGCCCGAACCGCCCCTACACGATCCGCCGCTGGGATGCCGAACGGTGCGAGATGGTAATCGACATCGTCGTCCATGAAGGCGGCGTCGCAGCCGGCTGGGCGATGAACGCGGCAGTCGGCGATGTGGTCGGCATCTGTAATCCCGAAGGCCGGTTCTGGATGCCGAAGGGTAGCGAGTGGCTGCTGATGCTGACCGATATTACCGGGCTTCCTGCCGTCGCTCGCGTGCTGGAAGAGCTGGCGGATGGTTTCAAAGTCATCGTGCATGTCGAAGTGCCGTCGGATGCGGACTGCCAGGACATCGGAACGGTGGCGGATGCCGACATCCACTGGCACGCCTGCCATGGGCCCAGAGACGAGCGGCCGGGTTACACCGAACTCTCCCGTATCGCTGGGGAGATCTCCTCTCTGCCCGATGGGCCGGGCTATATCTACATTGCAGGTGAAGCACGGGCTGTATCCGATTGCCGCAAGCATTTCCGCGATCGGCTCGGTTTCGACAAGGATCGGATCGACGCGATCGGCTATTGGATCGAAGGGCAGGCGCGGGTGTGACCGTGGCAGAAACAGCCGCGGCAGGCCGTGAGCGCTGTGGGAGGGCCAGGCAGGAACTGATCAAGTGGTCCGCGCTCGGCCTAGGTTGCCTGCTTCTCCTGGCCTTGTGCGTCACCAGTCTTTCGGTCGGCGTGCGTTCGATCCCTCTTTCGATGACTGTAGATGCACTGTTCGCCTATGATAACAGTCTTCCGGACCATATCATCGCTCATGACTACCGGCTGCCAAGGACGCTGCTCGGGCTGCTCTGCGGCTCGGCATTTGGCATCTCTGGTGCACTGATCCAGGCCGCCACCCGCAATCCCTTGGCCGATCCGGGTGTTTTGGGCGTGAATGCAGGGGCAGCGTTCTTCGTCACGCTTGCCGTCGGTGTTCTCGGCTGGCAGTCGATCGAGGCCTATATCTGGGCATCATTTGCCGGCGCCATCACCGTAACCGCGCTCGTATATGCACTCGGCGCCGCAGGCCGCGACGGTGCGACGCCGGTCAGGCTGGTGCTCTGCGGCGTTGCGATCTCGGCAGTGCTTGCCGGTATCGGTTCGTTGACCACCCTTTTCGATCCCCAGGCCTTCGATGCGTTGCGCATGTGGTCGATCGGTTCGATCGCCGGCCGCGACATGGCCGTTGTGCAGACCGTCGCGCCATTCGTCATGACGGGTCTGGTGATCGCGCTCCTTCTGGCCCGGTCGCTCAATGCCGTCGCGTTGGGCGATGATCTGGCAAGGACACTGGGCGGCAACCTGTTGAGAACCCGCATCCTCGCCGTCACCGCAATCACGCTGCTTGCCGGAGCGGCAACCGCTGGTGCCGGTCCAATCGCCTTTGTCGGACTGATGGTGCCGCATGTGATGCGCTGGCTTGTCGGCCCGGACCAGCGCTGGATCCTCGGCCTGACGATGATTTATGCCCCTTGTCTTCTTCTCACGGCCGATATTATCGGCCGTCTGGTGCTTTATCCGGGTGAACTGGAGACCGGCATCGTCACCGCCTTCGTCGGGGCGCCGGTGCTGATCCTGCTCGCGCGGCGCTCGAAGGCGAGCGGCTTGTGAAAGGACGTGCGGCAGACCATATGCCCGACCTTGCCCACCGGCCGGTCCTTCGCCTGTTCGGCGAGCGCCTGTCGCTCAGCATCGGAACGAGGAGCATTGCCGTTACGGTAATGCTGATGCTTGTCGCCTGCGGGATCGGGCTGATCTCGCTTATCAGCGGTAGCTATGATGTTCCACTCGCGGCTGTGGTCAACATATTGCTCGGGCATGGTCAGGCAGATGACGACATGGTGCGGATGATCATCATCGAATGGCGGCTGCCGAGGGTGGTGCTCGCCATCCTGCTGGGAGCAGCCCTTGGCATGAGCGGTGCGATCTTCCAGTCGCTGACGCGCAATCCGCTCGGCTCGCCCGACATTATCGGCTTCTCTGCAGGATCCTATACTGGCGCACTCATCGTCATTCTGCTGTTCTCCGGCGGGTATTACCAGACGGCGGCAGGTGCGCTTGCCGGTGGGATCGTCACTGCAGCCGTGGTGTATCTTCTGTCCTGGCGTCGCGGGGTGCAGGGCTTTCGGCTGATCATCGTCGGCATCGGTGTCGCTGCCATGCTGTCCGCCTTCAATGCCTGGATGATCCGCCAAGCGGATCTGCAGGTGGCGTTGTCTGCGGCAATCTGGGGCGCAGGCTCGCTCAACGTACTGGGGTTCGAGCAGCTGGTCCCGGTGATGATCGTGCTTCTGATCGTGATGCCGACAAGCTGTCTCTTCTCTCGATCCTTGCGGCAGTTGGAAATGGGTGACGATCTGGCCCGCGCCTCGGGTGTCAATGCCGGTCGTTCTCGTTTAGCCCTGATGGTACTCGGCGTGGCGCTGACGGCAGTCGTCACGGCGGCTGCCGGGCCGATCTCCTTCATCACGCTGGCAGCACCGCAGATCGCCCGAAGGCTGACCCGCTCGGCGGGTGTAGCACTCATCCCGTCGGCACTGATGGGCGGGCTTCTGCTGATTGCCGCCGATTGGGCCGCCCAGCATGCATTTGGCGTCCAGATTCCGATCGGCGTCATGACGGTCAGCATCGGTGGGATCTATTTTCTCTTCCTTCTGTTTCGCGAGGGTCGCAAATGACCAGCACAAGTTTTCCATCCATCTCAGACCGACTGCAGGCCGATGCGGTAACTCTGCGATATGACGAGCGGACGATCTCAAAGGATCTCTCGGTTTCGATTCCGGGCGGGTCATTCACCGTTATCGTGGGGCCTAATGCTTGTGGCAAGTCCACGCTACTCAGGGCGCTCTCGCGCCTGCTCTTCCCGTCTGAAGGCGCGGTCATCCTTGATGGCCACGATATTTATGCAATGGCGGCGAAGGAAGTTGCCCGTCGTCTCGGGCTTCTGCCGCAGAGTGCAACTGCACCGGACGGGATCACGGTTGCCGATCTGGTTGCCCGTGGACGCTATCCTCACCAGTCGTTCCTA
The nucleotide sequence above comes from Ensifer adhaerens. Encoded proteins:
- a CDS encoding FecCD family ABC transporter permease, whose amino-acid sequence is MPDLAHRPVLRLFGERLSLSIGTRSIAVTVMLMLVACGIGLISLISGSYDVPLAAVVNILLGHGQADDDMVRMIIIEWRLPRVVLAILLGAALGMSGAIFQSLTRNPLGSPDIIGFSAGSYTGALIVILLFSGGYYQTAAGALAGGIVTAAVVYLLSWRRGVQGFRLIIVGIGVAAMLSAFNAWMIRQADLQVALSAAIWGAGSLNVLGFEQLVPVMIVLLIVMPTSCLFSRSLRQLEMGDDLARASGVNAGRSRLALMVLGVALTAVVTAAAGPISFITLAAPQIARRLTRSAGVALIPSALMGGLLLIAADWAAQHAFGVQIPIGVMTVSIGGIYFLFLLFREGRK
- a CDS encoding FecCD family ABC transporter permease; amino-acid sequence: MAETAAAGRERCGRARQELIKWSALGLGCLLLLALCVTSLSVGVRSIPLSMTVDALFAYDNSLPDHIIAHDYRLPRTLLGLLCGSAFGISGALIQAATRNPLADPGVLGVNAGAAFFVTLAVGVLGWQSIEAYIWASFAGAITVTALVYALGAAGRDGATPVRLVLCGVAISAVLAGIGSLTTLFDPQAFDALRMWSIGSIAGRDMAVVQTVAPFVMTGLVIALLLARSLNAVALGDDLARTLGGNLLRTRILAVTAITLLAGAATAGAGPIAFVGLMVPHVMRWLVGPDQRWILGLTMIYAPCLLLTADIIGRLVLYPGELETGIVTAFVGAPVLILLARRSKASGL
- a CDS encoding siderophore-interacting protein, with translation MPANAEALSGAADHDHDHHDPYFEDYFLAETTSVVRLTPSMIRVVVKVDGGERLLPSGHPDEWVRLALSPDDATPVTIPVLMENGKWGRPDGSKHCPNRPYTIRRWDAERCEMVIDIVVHEGGVAAGWAMNAAVGDVVGICNPEGRFWMPKGSEWLLMLTDITGLPAVARVLEELADGFKVIVHVEVPSDADCQDIGTVADADIHWHACHGPRDERPGYTELSRIAGEISSLPDGPGYIYIAGEARAVSDCRKHFRDRLGFDKDRIDAIGYWIEGQARV